A single Dermacentor variabilis isolate Ectoservices chromosome 9, ASM5094787v1, whole genome shotgun sequence DNA region contains:
- the LOC142557822 gene encoding uncharacterized protein LOC142557822: MDISASVQRLLLPLVSTQDADKHVPEQSRKNDQRSTGCEWTAGETKLLFDYYEQYFAEIGPLKKFKNKKLMFSRIAANITEALGVPKTGEQCCSRYKTVMCRKRSAAAHNNKSGNSPCEVPFEDEVARIRWLDDSLEPEELRDSSGVVAVKRPASQASASQASASPASTSQASDSPASTSQASESQESESLAPSQALTKEPMPKRPKHSGSRMLEMEGILR, from the exons atggatatctcggcaAGCGTGCAGCGGCTCTTGCTTCCTCTGGTGAGCACACAGGATGCGGACAAACATG TGCCGGAACAGAGCCGCAAGAATGACCAACGCA GTACAGGCTGTGAATGGACAGCCGGGGAAACCAAGCTGCTATTTGATTATTATGAGCAATACTTTGCTGAGATTGGGCCGTTGAAAAaattcaaaaataaaaagctaATGTTCAGCCGAATTGCAGCCAACATTACAGAGGCACTCGGAGTTCCGAAAACCGGTGAGCAGTGCTGCAGCCGCTACAAAACCGTCATGTGTAGAAAAAGAAGCGCTGCAGCACACAACAACAAATCCGGGAATTCCCCGTGTGAAGTGCCCTTtgaggatgaagtagccagaataCGCTGGCTAGACGACAGCCTCGAGCCCGAAGAGCTGAGGGACAGCTCTGGTGTTGTTGCTGTTAAAAGGCCAGCCAGCCAAGCGTCAGCCAGCCAGGCATCCGCCAGCCCAGCATCGACCAGCCAAGCATCCGACAGCCCAGCGTCGACCAGCCAAGCATCAGAAAGCCAGGAGTCTGAAAGCCTAGCGCCGAGCCAAGCATTGACAAAGGAGCCTATGCCCAAAAGGCCTAAGCACTCAGGTTCGAGAATGCTGGAGATGGAAGGTATTCTTCGATGA